ATCTTAACTTAACTAAGTACCTAAATATCCGGctaaaacaattttacaaacaTAGTGAAAAAGATGAGAGATTCGATGCTCAAACTTCACATATATTAAGGAAAATGGACATGTGAGACAATGTTTACATAATCATGCTAATAACAGGATCTTAACGCAGAATGAGTTACACTAACTCCAAAATGCTAGCTTCTGCAGTAGGTTCATTACCACCACTAATACGCCATCCCACAAACACTTTTCCAATACCACCCTTCCCTTTATAGGTGATCCTCCGACTTGGATCTGAAAAGAGACATAATCATTATTCATCACATTAATGAgcataaaccaaaaatatcaaACCACATGATCATCTTTAACAACATAACCGTAGAGAAAGCTTTATCCTCTCAGAGAAATCAGCAGTATCTCCATTTATTTCCTGTGCAGACGCCTTTGTTAGAGCCACCACTATCATTACCAAGCGATATaacttccttttcttcttcacCAACTACATTTCAAACTGATTCTTCTAAAGGATTACTTTTTCATCTTTCAACTTACTCGCCGCAAATTGCGTCTTTGGCCTCCGCTTCTCCACGGCTTCTTCTGTTAGTCCGCTGGAATCCATGTTGTCATTACCCTTcctttgtttcttgtttgtAGGCTGATTCAGGAGTCAGGACTACAACGTCAGTAACACGACAACGACAGAATCCACGACAAAGCTCAGGCATATCTCAAACTCTAGGCAATCGAGACATGACAGCAAGGGTCCTATCTGATCATTATAGTCTTCCTCCGCAAACAACTGTCTGGCCCATGTCGGATTTGGACAGCGATGTGAGATAGAACCGGAGATTGATCGTCTGATGAGGGTTTCGATTTGGGAGGCTAGGATTGGCAATTTGGTTGCGGTGAGGATGAGATTTATGAGAGGAAGCTTACCTTTTTATAGTTAGAGATCCACCGCCTTGAATAGAGGTCAAATGCATTGAATAAGTAATCGTGGTTGAATTGGGTCTTAGGAGTTAAGTAGGTCGTAATGCCGTTGAAACTATGCATCTCGTAACCATTTGGAGGATAAGAACAAAAGACGAAACGGCGCACTCAAAGCTTGAGAatcgaagaagatgaagagaactctttttttttgtattttcacgAAGAAGACATTGGTCTCTCTGTATCGGGCTGTAATTATGACTTTgacaaaattaataacaaaataagaACCCATTAAGTATAGGACAAAGCCCATTCAGATTGTAAACCAAAGCAAAATTCGGTATAGGAAACACAGGTGTCAGCTTCTCCTGCACCTATTTACTAACTTCTCTTGATGATCTCTTCTTTATATTAACTAGGGATTTTACCGCGAGTAATTATCtattaaatttgttaaattatcattttttgtatatgagtcattttacttaaaattatttctatttttattatattttaaccaGTTTTAACTAACaattctataatttttatatgtttcttCCGATAAATTTAGAAATTGATTTGCTAAATTTTTCAACTCTATatcatattttgatattataaaaaaagtttataaattatgaaaccaaaaattgattttgattaCTAATACCCTACAACGAAGTAAAATAATTTGTTgttaatttctttcttttttctcgcTACTTCTTTTGATCTCATATATGGTATAATAacaaattttagatatttttccattttgatttgaaattttgaataatctatattatatttGATGAAATGGAATCTTTTTGATGTGTCGTGACAATTACTAAGCAAATATAACATCTACCATATACTCAAGCATACAAAGAGATATGTTATATACCATTGATTATTTGGTCTCAGATTTTTGATTAACTCTTCACTGAtcacattattatttattattattttatgtgttgAGCGTTTTTGCTTCCAAAATATTATTGATAATTTATATACTGCAAATAGCTAAATATATGAAACTAagtcgttaaaaaaaaactaaatatatgaaatttaatattttagtaatgTGTATATTTAGAAGGGGGATCAACTGTATTTTAACTAACTTAAAAACTGTATAGGTTCAAATGTTTAGTGATTAGTACTTAAAATACTTACATTTAGTTAGTAATACTAATAAGTTTGTAAGActtgtagtattttttttctatttcgttCACGTAACATTTCTATAAAGTACGAACAAAACTTGTACTATAACAACCAACCATGCATTAGTTTGGATTTTGGCAAAAGATTGTGTTCCACGTGAGATAAGCACATTCATCGAACCTGGTAAGGAATTCTTATATTGATCAAATAGTAATATTACTTTTCTTTACAGTTTCATTTTTGTCTTTCTAGTGATCGGATCAAAAATAttgaaacaatatataatacttagAATAATATTTGGTATGAGTCATTCAAGTGTTTAGGATTTTAAATCATCATCCACTTCGTAACTTAACCTAAATTACCCTTATCCCAAACAAAAGCTTCTTCGCACCAAAACGGAAAGGCCAAAACCATATATGATTGCGCATCCAAACCTCATTATAAAAAAGTGATATATTTCCATTTTCTCTAACTCTGTGTCTTATTTGCTATATAAGGAAAATAATGTGACAAAACTAATGATAAACAAAGTTTCAGTAAGTCTGCGAGAGTTAAAAGAAGAATTTGGAAGTCATTTCTTACTACAACATGGCAATAGCTGCGATATAAACTGCTGGAAAAAAATACTTTCCCcagcaaattaaaaaaagatagcACAAAAGTTGGATACTCAGCTACTACAAATGATCAACATAATACATCACATATCTCATTTGCTTTCCATGACAGATATAACATCTACTCATATTCCCTTTTCTTTACGCTAAAATTTGTTAGCCAATATATAACTCAACTGTGAAATTAATGCTGGATATGGACCATTCATAGTCCTTTGTAAGTAAAAAGTTTAgcattctcattctcattcgTCAGGAAAATCATCAAATAACATATCATGGACTTGTAACATGACAAAGGGAAAAATGTTAGCAAAAGGGATGAAGAATTTTGAAGCATACTTCTCTATTTTCACTCAGGTAAATTCTCAAAATCATACCAGAagctttcttcaccagacgtTTCTTCATGATCCGCGCCTTTGAGACATAATACAAAATTGTAAGCTTAACAATATGGcactttaaaaatagaacataacaAATATCTTGAAGGCTTTACATAAAAAAATCGATATTAACACTTAAAATGTGACTCTCTTGAAGAATCTCATTTTACACGTTAATGGGAGATCGTGTGATGCCACAAACACCCATGATAAAGCTTAAATACTGAGGAATCTGATCACAAAGCACCACAAAAGCGGATAGCAAtacaaaatagaaatacaaaTCTCTTGAAAGACCACATCAAAGAGATACTTCTCTCACCAGCTTCCCGTCAAAATCACTTGACAACTCGTTTACATAGAGACTTATGTTCTTTGTCTTTTAATTAACAACATCATCGGCCCATGGATCTAAACTCGACCTCACGCTACAATAAGAGAATTATCAGTAACAGTTTACGAACAATATATCATTAGTGGATCAACATGGTGTCACCACTTTTTAATAGATACAAATCCTAACCTGCTTGGATTGTTTCATGGATATATACTATTCCAACATATGTCTTCCCTCCAACGTACCTCTGTTTTGAAGTGATGTTAATGGGTCCATATACTTGTTGAAACTTATTCTGTAAAACTCATTTTACTCCACTGTTGTCACCTCCTTAGAGTCCCGAATCTGCAACAAATAGAAATATACTCTTTAATTGATTCCATAATTTTGATTCTGAGCGTACATGTACATGAGATACATAGAGCAGTCCTAAATCCTTACCCAACTTGGTTGCGTCTCATTACTAAGCTTCCACTCCCAGTATTGCTCAACGACCTTCTTGGACTTCTTTTTTCTCGGTTATACGTAAAAAAAGTCGTGACCTTCAAGCCAATGATCCTTAAACATCTAGCTATTCCCTGATTCGGATCAATATACTTTTCTGATGCTTATCAATATAACTATCAGAAAATGATAAGAGAAGAAGCTATACCTCATTGCTGCTACATGATTTCAAGTACGTGTAGGAGCAATAAGACTCTCTCAGCAACTCTGGGATCAGCGAAgacaaaaaacacaaaaaaaaaaaccatgagcACAGCCAATGGCTCGATCCTTCAATGAGCATCACTTCTAAAACCTTACTGAAACTCTGACActgcaagaaaacatattttttactagggcagtattcgttgtaaattcgtcgtaaacggggtgttacgacgaattaacgtcgaaagacgtttcgttgttaaacgtccgtcgtaacggaggtttcgtcgtaaacgactcgttacgtttacgacgaaatatattcctcgtaaagcgcggggaaaggattcgtcgtaaacgacacgtaagctttcgtcgtaaagcccacgtaattaattcgatgtaaagcacacgtaaatactttcgttgtgaatcactcgtaaacatttcgatgtaaaaccctcgtaaatctttcgatgttaatcactcgtaaacattcgatgtaaactccatgtaatgtttacgaggattttacatcgtttcttattatattattattaattagtatataataaattttaatttatatttaatattcagaatttaaaataatttaaattttaaaacgaaatatgaaattgaaaaacatatttttaaaagtcatacaataatatttaaattcataatacaaacagaaaaataaaaaaaactacatattctcgaagtagtcggtggggttgctcggctgttgacgggttggatcggactcttggggatctcgtggtggcattccaagagcggctcgtctctcactcaacattctctgcataaccgggtttcccacggccatcacgtctagcaaatcctcaagagagtctaaacgaacatgctggctatccattcgagccttcatctgagcagtctcttcatcccgtctcgaagtgtatgacgaagttgcccttgcaactttgTTAACaaagcctataccgactattcgtcccttctttttaggagccacctataaaatcaaaacatatattaatatagttaattatgttaaaatatttaaaataatgtaaacaaaaattttaagttgtacctcttcgaagattctgtcgacctcttcggtggacaatgtgactggtaatccatcgggagactactgggttagttgcgtctcccgttcttcaatccgaccagccactgtttggaagagtttcttagatgcaggatccacaaaaactccgtcggatgtggcgtgagtcatcttgaataggtcagacagagaaggtaagactcccgtcttctcgaactacaaaaaaaaaaatattataaattatattaattgaatattttaaaatatatatttaaaacaaaacttacagcttctagacggactcctgcatgaggtttttgtccgctTCTGTGAAGCaagggcaaatgaccatctttatccttcgtccttcgagaagccgagcacgaattggcctttttgatcgaagaggggtgctcccaataggcgatgaggtcatcccacacatccgtcgtgagctcagtgggatTTCCCTCATatccgtagatctcccacttgtcatTCCAATCAGAAACTGTGTTGCAGAGGtggatctttgcctttgcaacgaattccgccttcaccctctcggtgattcccaaagaccaatgccacttttgctgaaacataaaatttttgaaaaaattacaattaataataaatattaaaaatatatatatatatatttaaaagtgaaaatttaattaaatttaaaaatcttaccgcaaaacatttaaaccacgtgatcttaacgtgatttggtgtcttgctccagttcggatatgccccgtcgtagtaacccttaattgtcgccgaaacgctccggcgaACACGGtagttagccccaaacctgaaaaaaaaacaatttaaccgttagaaaataaaaattaattaaattttaatgtaataaaaattaataacttaccaataagtttctcggggtctatcggggtctagaacatccaaaccctcccgtccaggctgggcaaacaaatcctccaccgtatatctcgcgaagggagcatatgaaggcacacgcaaatccggatgaactgcaccttctgggataggctgaggtgcagccgctgggggaggaggtggaggcatctgcggtggaagaggaggactcgaaaaaactctctgagaagtttgagagtctggaactgcatcggaagacgatggaccggaagaagatgtaccggaaccatcgccaaacaactgggcataagtaggtgctgctggtttccttctaggagccatctaaaaaaaatttaaataaatttaatcaattatgacgacataattaaaaaattattctgttacctaactaatcacctaaactatagtattccatcatctaactaatcacctaaactaattatctaactaatcacctaaactaattacctaactaattaataacctaaactaactttaaaaaaataaaaagaaggaaagagagtgtaccttagagggagagcagaggagtttgggaggaatgaacgaggaagcctcgtctcggcgtctcaatatatagaaaaagatttgtcgtaaacgcgacgtaatattacgacgaagttaccaggcccgcgttttttcatttacgacgaagttaccaggcccgcatttttcgatttacgacgaaattacgtcgaaacgtcggtttacgacgaatttaccaggcccgcgtttacgacgaatttaccaggcccgcgtttacgacgaagttaccaggcccgcgtttttccatttacaacgaaattacgtggaatagataaccatttacgacgattttacaacgcttaaccctaaacaccgagaatgaaatccctaaaccccaaagtcacatatcatctaacatcatatctcttctctactacttcgtgctctttctccaacttaaactctaaaaccctaaaactccaaataattttttaaaaactaaagaaatacatataatataaaacaacatttgttacacatacattaagatggtaaaaaaacaatacttctttaaacatacgttacaatagagaaatacaacatttgttacatatattacatcacgctaaatcgttttcgttctcatcaatattacatcactctaaatcgttttcgttctcatcactatcattacaatcatcatcgtcgcttctcttgaactcgtcttcacgtgcttcatctgtcgcatcttcgggaatatcttcatattgaaagttttgcgggtcgatcaaaaggatttcatcagttggttgttctggtacctcaacttcattgatagcgtcttcttcttgcaagggcggttcttctccagcgacaatgcgtccacgaggtgtaattttgatagcagctaaccagtttatcccggaagttcgaagccgaggataaggaaggaagctaacttgctcggcttgtgaagctaaaatgaaaggctcaaatttgttgtatcttctcccaaaattgacatccacaacaccaaatttgttataccgaatccctcggttcacaacaggatcgaaccattcacatttgaagaggacgcattttagcttcaataaccccggaaattccacttcaataatctcctgcaagatcccgtaaaagtctgtttcacctttcacacatattccgtagttactcgttgcccgatgtctcccatactcgtatgtgtgaaaggtaaatcctcgtgtgaaatacataggtgatgtggtgacctttgcaactggaccttgaaccaattcgtgaaaccatacgggataataaggatcgtcataatcaacctgcaaaaagcagttattcttaattaatattgaagtatcaaaacacttacttaattaatcaatgtatgagatatattacgtacctgtgattttaaccacttgacaaagtgcttatctttacgtgtgtccacatcagttgcagatattcctggtattgcttcttcaacttgagatacaaacatgctgcaaattaaacaaataatcaagtcatacataattaacttcaattcatataattaacattcacaaaaatatttacctttcaaagtaacgggtcactgcatcctcgcagttgagcagaatataagtgtgggcactatgtttatcctcttcacatgaccaccatacttctttcgttttaccaccaaaccgtgcaatttcgcagaaaatgtcaggaacaccatcaattggatatgatgtcggtactccaccatcatcatatcttctaggaactctttttctcgtacgaacagttggagcaaagtagtatgatgtgaagttagatgtttcggctgtcaaactccccgcaactattgaaccttccacctttgcaagatttcttgctttccccttcaaatgtttcatctgtcgctcatacggatacatccatccgttgtgaacaggtccacgaagcaatgcttcatacggtaggtggacaactagatgctccatgacgtcaaaaaatgaaggaggaaatatcttctccaggttgcacaatatgatcggaatgttatgatgaagttgttcgatgacttcttccttgaacgtacgtgtgctaagatctctgaaaaaagcgccgatggctgtatattgcaaaagtaatcaaattaataacatttcataacatatgtatatatattataaaattataattacctgcaagtgcttcatggacatttgctggaaggagctcggcaaaagtaaatggaagtagtcgttgcataaacacatgacaatcatgactctttattccggagaacttttgacctcgttcaacacatcttgacagatttgaaacataaccatcaggaaacttaacttctgatgcaacccagtcaaacaaggttgttttggcttctgatgacaaccggaagatggaaacaagaacgtttccattgctcttgatatgtaactcacttcttgagcaaatatcaggtaagtccatccttgactttttgttatcttttgtcttcccagggacgtcaagtaatgtattcatgatgttctcaaaaaagttcttctcaatatgcatgacatccagattgtggcgtaagagaagatccttccaatagggtagctcccaaaatatactcttcttatgccaattgtgagacacaccatacccatcaggcatatttccaggaacatgccaatttcttccaactttaactgtttcctaagctccgtaataatcaatgtctgcttcgatctgctggccggtgagatatggaggaggaccgtctctgacaatttttttgtgccgaaacaatgtcttattttttctgtacggatgggcaagtggaagaaagcggcgatgacaatcaaaccaacaactcttcctaccattcttcagttgaaaagcattcgtcgatccaagacaatatggacaagataatcttccatgtgttgtccaaccagacaacatcccataagcagggaaatcacttatcgtccacagcagaactgctcgcatcgtaaaattgtttttcaaggaacaatcgtacgtcctcaccccttctgaccacaattgctttagctcttctatcaacggttgaaaaaaaacataaagagaccgttttggatgcttcggcccagggattaatatggtcaaaaatagaaattcttgttccatgcacatatccggcggtaaattgtacggcgtaagaatgactggccacaaagaatattgtctaccagacattccaaatggactaaatccatcggtgcataacccaagatagacattccgaatatttgtagcaaaatctgcgtgtaccttgatgaaatgtttccacgctcttgcgtctgatggatgtgcaacctcaccatctctctggacatgttctgCATGTCACCTTATcaacgcagcagtcctctcagattgatataatcttttcaatctatctgtaattggtaggtaccacatcctttggtttgaatcgtggttttttgcagaatcgacactcttctaacttgtcatcttctttccagtagatcatgcagttgtcgatgcaaacatcaatcatctccgaaggcaacccaagactataaaccaatttctgaatctcataataagattcagcagacacgttgtcttctggcaaatactctttaaacaactccgctcatgcatccatgcaattctcaggtaaattatgatccgttttaatattcatcatcctagctgctagagacaatttagagagaccttctctacaaccagtgtagattggttgatttgcagcatctagcatttcataaaacctttttgcatccaaattaggttcttctacatttccagttccatcagctattgttgtagttatttctaaaaatgcatcactaatcatatcttgaaccctatcatgatctaccatctgctaatgatcttgatgataattatattcattatgcaaatgattcggttcttcactatgatgaccatcctcaaaattattattactactactagcttcatttcccccataaccctctccatgttgataccaaatatagtactgtggtgtaaatcctctgtttactaaatgcttccatatagtttcactacgtgcaaattttgaattcttgcatttccgacaggggcagaacatcttaccgctttcctgtgtgatcggtgtacagcccgcctggggcatgaatgtctctagcccgctcaaaaatgcgttcgtcaccctcccgtcggaatctttgtgcaaatacatccaactccgtaactcgtaaatactactgccaccggccatttttttcttagatttcat
This genomic stretch from Brassica napus cultivar Da-Ae chromosome C9, Da-Ae, whole genome shotgun sequence harbors:
- the LOC106416765 gene encoding uncharacterized protein LOC106416765, whose translation is MHSFNGITTYLTPKTQFNHDYLFNAFDLYSRRWISNYKKPTNKKQRKGNDNMDSSGLTEEAVEKRRPKTQFAANPSRRITYKGKGGIGKVFVGWRISGGNEPTAEASILELV